The following coding sequences lie in one Globicephala melas chromosome 15, mGloMel1.2, whole genome shotgun sequence genomic window:
- the LITAF gene encoding lipopolysaccharide-induced tumor necrosis factor-alpha factor isoform X1 translates to MITSRALGVGSTPGKMSAPGSYQAAAGPSSVPTAPPSYEETVSVNSYYPTPPAPMPGPTTGLMTGPDGKGMNPPGYYTQPVPVPNANAIAVQTVYVQQPISFFDRPVQMCCPSCNKMIVTQLSYNAGALTWLSCGSLCLLGCVVGCCFIPFCVDALQDVDHYCPNCKALLGTYKRL, encoded by the exons GTAAAATGTCTGCTCCAGGATCCTACCAGGCGGCTGCTGGACCTTCCTCGGTGCCAACTGCGCCCCCATCCTATGAAGAGACAGTTTCTGTTAACAGTTACTACCCCACACCTCCAGCACCCATGCCTGGGCCGACCACGGGGCTCATGACGGGCCCAGATGGGAAGGGCATGAATCCGCCTGGGTACTACACCCAGCCAGTGCCCGTCCCCAATGCCAATGCAA TTGCTGTGCAGACAGTCTACGTGCAGCAGCCCATCTCCTTTTTCGACCGCCCAGTCCAGATGTGTTGTCCTTCCTGCAACAAGATGATCGTGACTCAGCTGTCCTATAATGCCGGCGCCCTCACCTGGCTCTCCTGCGGGAGCCTGTGCCTGTTGGG GTGCGTCGTGGGCTGCTGCTTCATCCCTTTCTGTGTGGACGCCCTGCAGGATGTGGACCACTACTGTCCCAACTGCAAAGCTCTCCTGGGCACCTACAAGCGTTTGTAG
- the LITAF gene encoding lipopolysaccharide-induced tumor necrosis factor-alpha factor isoform X2, whose protein sequence is MSAPGSYQAAAGPSSVPTAPPSYEETVSVNSYYPTPPAPMPGPTTGLMTGPDGKGMNPPGYYTQPVPVPNANAIAVQTVYVQQPISFFDRPVQMCCPSCNKMIVTQLSYNAGALTWLSCGSLCLLGCVVGCCFIPFCVDALQDVDHYCPNCKALLGTYKRL, encoded by the exons ATGTCTGCTCCAGGATCCTACCAGGCGGCTGCTGGACCTTCCTCGGTGCCAACTGCGCCCCCATCCTATGAAGAGACAGTTTCTGTTAACAGTTACTACCCCACACCTCCAGCACCCATGCCTGGGCCGACCACGGGGCTCATGACGGGCCCAGATGGGAAGGGCATGAATCCGCCTGGGTACTACACCCAGCCAGTGCCCGTCCCCAATGCCAATGCAA TTGCTGTGCAGACAGTCTACGTGCAGCAGCCCATCTCCTTTTTCGACCGCCCAGTCCAGATGTGTTGTCCTTCCTGCAACAAGATGATCGTGACTCAGCTGTCCTATAATGCCGGCGCCCTCACCTGGCTCTCCTGCGGGAGCCTGTGCCTGTTGGG GTGCGTCGTGGGCTGCTGCTTCATCCCTTTCTGTGTGGACGCCCTGCAGGATGTGGACCACTACTGTCCCAACTGCAAAGCTCTCCTGGGCACCTACAAGCGTTTGTAG